From Gemmatimonadaceae bacterium, the proteins below share one genomic window:
- a CDS encoding ChbG/HpnK family deacetylase — MSASPTRVAARADTPIHPGASDPVYLIIRSDDAGMSHSVNLALERLIATGLPVSVSVMFPTPWYQETVEILQRNPAVAVGIHLTLNSEWKNYRWGPVAGRSAVPTLVDADGYFFPDGAALYRNHPDPREVELELRAQIQRAQRSGLKIDYMDYHMGTAVRYPEFREITERLAGEFGLGMSGYFGETRHDPQYRAAPENKIDSLVALIGRLPERLNMVVTHVGIDDAELGALLDMNTGQPLAKMSKNRQGELDALTSRTFSEAVQARNVRLITYRQLIDMQGLQSMRRPGG; from the coding sequence TTGTCCGCCTCGCCGACCCGTGTTGCCGCTCGGGCCGACACGCCGATCCATCCCGGTGCTTCCGACCCGGTCTATCTGATTATCCGCAGTGACGATGCCGGAATGAGCCACAGCGTGAACCTGGCTCTCGAGCGGCTCATCGCGACCGGCCTGCCGGTTTCCGTGTCGGTCATGTTCCCCACTCCGTGGTACCAGGAAACGGTGGAGATCCTGCAGCGAAACCCCGCGGTCGCGGTGGGAATTCACTTGACGCTCAACTCGGAGTGGAAGAACTACCGTTGGGGACCCGTGGCGGGCCGCAGTGCGGTTCCCACGCTCGTGGATGCCGACGGGTACTTCTTTCCGGACGGCGCCGCGCTGTATCGCAACCACCCTGACCCAAGGGAAGTCGAGCTGGAGCTGCGCGCGCAAATCCAACGGGCGCAGCGGTCGGGTCTGAAGATCGACTACATGGATTACCACATGGGCACGGCGGTTCGCTACCCCGAGTTTCGCGAGATCACGGAGCGGCTAGCGGGTGAGTTTGGTCTTGGCATGTCGGGATACTTTGGGGAGACCAGACACGATCCCCAGTACCGGGCGGCCCCGGAGAACAAGATCGACAGCCTGGTGGCGCTGATCGGTCGCCTCCCGGAGCGGCTCAACATGGTGGTGACTCACGTGGGGATAGACGACGCCGAGCTGGGCGCGCTGCTGGATATGAACACCGGCCAACCTCTCGCCAAGATGAGCAAGAATCGCCAGGGAGAGCTTGATGCGCTCACGTCACGGACGTTCAGCGAAGCGGTCCAGGCTCGCAACGTCCGGCTCATTACGTACCGCCAGCTGATCGACATGCAGGGCTTGCAGTCCATGCGCAGACCAGGAGGATGA
- a CDS encoding SusC/RagA family TonB-linked outer membrane protein, with the protein MAILLTLAFGGTALAQRIPISGTVTSAGGTPLQGVRVRLQGTDVVAITGANGRYSIAAPSNGTLSFTLVGQRAVETPIAGRTTVDVTMEAISYLEQVVVTAYTEQRRADITGAVSSVNVESASRQTGASVLQRLDAAVPGITVVASGSPGARSTVRIRGISSFQNNDPLYVIDGTPVQESYLNFLNPNDITSIQVLKDASSASIFGARASNGVILIETTKKGVAGPPQVTFRARTGMATPVRGYDDILITNSLDYFQVMKASYENAGEAVPTNIYGDPNNPSVPAFIWPNNCPATSACTGVVTSFDAFGRPTAVNQAAYSYPNTLIMPGSQGTNWWDAVFGSAMVSDYNLDVAGGGEDNAYRVSFNYFDQGGTAKFNHFKRGSVRVNTIFTRGKLNFGENISLALERHVGGLPNDPGGYAEDGILGKNILQQPVIPIYDINGNFAGGKAKTLGNQGNPLKFASAARNNTTKNNQVFGNVFAGLDVSPQFSFKSRLGFNVAQRTSLTFTPASPEVAEATFGNGAGENRNDFNDWTWTNTLRYVKALSRHNFDLLVGQEANRGNNRYIEASIGNLLNTSPDSRYIQDALGQASTKNVFTTGGRNALLSVFGKADYNFADKYVASFTLRRDGSSRLAPGNQWGTFPAAGLGWRISNEPFLANSRIFSDVMLRFGWGVTGNQLIPSGRIVAQFGGSRGDTYYDVAGSNSTIVGGFRQTSLGNPNLKWEENKSTNVGADMVLFEGKVNFIVDVYRRATSNLLFDPRLPATAGVAAPPIVNIGEMKNTGVDFSIGHQAASWSVSFNGSHYKNEIVSIDGVQDFFYGPISTRFGNQVINQVGHPIGSFYGLVTDGYFQTQAEADAHTADPVTLVCATPPCQDGAAPGRFKFKDVNGDGIVNAADRTIIGNPHPDFTAGLDLGLRRGNWDLNATLFGTFGSDIFENQKEFYVFREFETNVRKDLLKNSWTPENPNAKYPRIDRNDSFSSAISDFYVADGSYVRLRNVQLGYTVPSSFARWLPAGSRVYLQGENLFTFTGYEGLDPALPTANVFGAAGDVRDQYRGVDRGSYPSNRVFSIGVVTTF; encoded by the coding sequence ATGGCCATTCTGCTCACACTGGCATTCGGCGGAACTGCGCTGGCCCAGCGGATACCGATCTCCGGAACCGTCACTTCCGCGGGCGGCACCCCCCTTCAGGGAGTGAGAGTGCGGTTACAGGGGACGGATGTCGTCGCGATTACGGGCGCGAACGGGAGATACTCCATAGCGGCTCCCTCGAATGGAACCCTGAGCTTTACTCTCGTGGGCCAGCGCGCCGTCGAGACACCGATCGCCGGACGGACGACCGTCGACGTCACGATGGAGGCCATTTCCTATCTGGAGCAGGTCGTGGTTACCGCCTACACGGAACAGCGGCGGGCAGATATCACCGGTGCGGTCTCAAGCGTCAACGTTGAAAGCGCTTCCCGACAGACGGGCGCGAGTGTGCTCCAGCGGCTGGACGCCGCCGTACCCGGCATAACGGTTGTTGCGAGCGGTTCGCCCGGCGCACGCAGCACCGTCAGAATCCGCGGCATCAGTTCCTTCCAGAACAACGATCCTCTTTATGTCATTGATGGAACTCCGGTTCAGGAATCCTATCTCAATTTTCTGAACCCCAATGACATCACGTCGATCCAGGTCCTGAAGGATGCGTCGTCGGCCTCGATTTTCGGTGCGCGCGCCAGTAACGGTGTGATTCTCATCGAGACCACGAAGAAGGGCGTCGCCGGACCACCCCAGGTCACATTTCGGGCGAGAACCGGGATGGCGACTCCGGTACGCGGCTATGACGACATACTCATTACCAACTCGCTGGACTACTTCCAGGTAATGAAGGCAAGCTACGAGAACGCCGGAGAGGCGGTCCCGACCAACATCTACGGGGACCCCAACAACCCGTCGGTCCCTGCTTTCATCTGGCCGAACAACTGCCCTGCGACGTCCGCCTGCACGGGCGTCGTCACCTCGTTCGACGCGTTTGGACGGCCGACCGCCGTGAATCAGGCTGCGTATTCCTATCCCAATACGTTGATCATGCCCGGCAGCCAGGGCACCAACTGGTGGGACGCCGTCTTCGGTTCGGCGATGGTGTCGGATTACAACCTGGATGTCGCGGGGGGCGGTGAGGACAACGCATACCGTGTCTCCTTCAATTACTTCGATCAGGGCGGCACCGCGAAGTTCAATCACTTCAAGCGGGGGAGCGTCCGCGTCAACACCATATTCACCCGCGGCAAGCTGAACTTCGGTGAGAACATCTCGCTCGCTCTCGAGCGACATGTTGGCGGGCTGCCGAACGATCCGGGTGGCTACGCCGAAGACGGCATCCTCGGCAAGAACATTCTGCAGCAGCCCGTCATCCCGATATACGACATAAACGGCAATTTCGCCGGCGGAAAGGCCAAAACCCTGGGCAACCAGGGCAATCCCCTCAAGTTTGCGTCGGCTGCAAGGAACAACACAACCAAAAACAACCAGGTCTTCGGCAACGTGTTCGCCGGCCTGGACGTAAGCCCACAGTTCTCATTCAAGAGCAGGCTCGGATTCAACGTGGCACAGAGAACCAGCCTCACCTTCACTCCGGCCTCTCCCGAGGTCGCCGAGGCGACGTTCGGCAATGGCGCGGGCGAGAACAGGAACGACTTCAACGATTGGACCTGGACCAATACGCTGAGGTATGTCAAGGCGCTTTCCCGGCACAACTTCGATCTGTTGGTCGGACAGGAAGCGAATAGAGGCAACAACCGGTACATCGAGGCATCAATTGGCAACCTCCTGAACACCAGCCCGGATTCCAGATACATCCAGGACGCGCTGGGCCAGGCCAGCACCAAGAACGTCTTCACGACCGGTGGCCGGAATGCCTTGTTGTCCGTTTTTGGAAAGGCCGACTACAACTTCGCCGACAAATACGTCGCGAGCTTTACGCTGCGGAGAGACGGCTCCTCCCGGCTGGCGCCCGGCAACCAGTGGGGAACTTTCCCGGCAGCGGGCCTGGGTTGGAGAATATCCAACGAGCCCTTCCTGGCGAACAGCAGAATCTTCTCGGACGTCATGTTGCGGTTTGGCTGGGGCGTCACCGGAAACCAGCTCATACCCTCCGGACGTATCGTCGCTCAATTCGGCGGCAGCCGGGGAGATACCTACTACGACGTGGCAGGATCAAACAGCACGATCGTAGGGGGATTCCGCCAAACGTCGTTGGGCAATCCCAATCTGAAGTGGGAAGAGAACAAGTCCACGAACGTGGGCGCCGACATGGTCCTTTTCGAAGGCAAGGTCAATTTCATCGTCGACGTGTATCGGCGGGCGACCAGCAACCTGCTGTTCGACCCGCGACTCCCGGCGACGGCCGGCGTCGCCGCTCCCCCGATCGTCAATATCGGGGAGATGAAAAACACGGGCGTCGACTTCTCCATCGGACATCAGGCCGCGTCATGGAGCGTCTCCTTCAACGGCAGCCACTACAAGAACGAGATCGTCTCGATCGACGGAGTCCAGGACTTCTTCTACGGTCCGATATCGACGCGCTTCGGCAATCAGGTCATCAACCAGGTCGGTCATCCGATCGGCTCGTTCTATGGCCTCGTGACGGACGGCTATTTCCAGACCCAGGCCGAGGCGGACGCCCACACCGCGGATCCGGTCACCCTGGTATGCGCGACTCCTCCCTGTCAGGACGGGGCCGCTCCCGGCCGGTTCAAGTTCAAGGATGTAAACGGCGACGGGATCGTGAATGCGGCGGACCGAACCATTATCGGGAATCCCCATCCGGATTTCACGGCCGGCCTGGATCTGGGGCTGCGACGGGGAAATTGGGACCTGAACGCGACTCTCTTCGGGACGTTCGGGAGCGACATCTTCGAGAATCAGAAGGAATTCTACGTGTTCCGCGAGTTCGAGACGAATGTCCGAAAGGACCTGCTCAAGAATTCGTGGACGCCCGAAAACCCGAACGCCAAGTATCCCCGCATCGACCGGAACGACTCCTTCAGCTCCGCGATCAGCGATTTCTACGTTGCGGACGGGTCGTACGTCAGGCTGCGCAACGTGCAGCTCGGGTACACGGTTCCCTCGTCGTTCGCGCGCTGGTTACCGGCGGGCTCCCGGGTTTATCTCCAGGGAGAGAACCTGTTCACCTTTACCGGTTACGAGGGCCTCGATCCGGCGCTCCCCACGGCGAACGTCTTCGGGGCCGCCGGCGACGTTCGTGATCAGTATCGGGGCGTCGATCGTGGATCGTATCCCAGCAACAGAGTTTTCAGCATTGGCGTCGTCACCACGTTCTAG
- a CDS encoding RagB/SusD family nutrient uptake outer membrane protein, translating to MKIVSKHPLLVGMALLALATGTIYGCSDFLTDSATPQGTLDEGTLANRAGVEGTLIGAYRPLDCTNTSGAWGCAASNWVWSTVASDESYKGSTGSDQPPINDIEGYHWGSAKAEDYLNQKWSHLYEGVVRSNAALRLVKSVVASSPGEFTAAEASSIEGEALFLRAHYHFEAYRMWGNIPYYHEDDTDFRKANETSDQVVADLLADLDAAIELLPPTPRNGEKGRATSWAAKAYKGRVQVYAGQFAAAVTTLKDVRDTGPYALEQSYDRVWTGFSDFANGRETILAYQASANDGEPDGNNANFGERLNFPNGGHFGCCGFNQPTQNLVNFFRVDAGGLPLALSDPDNWNANDANFTSANTAPVDPRLDWTVGREGVPLKDWGLYTVAAYARDVANGGPYAAKKNIHENTSGAEQLAGGWAPTQQNSVNIHLFRYADMLLLLADAMVETGDLSGATAMVNLVRARAGQTAQGPGTDRATIAVPINSPSITWAVYRVNQYPTTFPSQAYGREAVRAERRLELAMEGQRLFDLRRWGIAATALNGYLTGMGGGREDTRRLYLANAEAFTARHALYPIPNIQIELSKVGSENRLTQNPGW from the coding sequence ATGAAAATCGTATCGAAACACCCACTCCTCGTCGGAATGGCGCTTCTGGCTCTCGCGACCGGCACCATCTACGGTTGCAGCGACTTCTTGACTGATAGCGCCACTCCGCAAGGGACTTTGGATGAAGGGACGCTCGCTAATCGAGCGGGAGTTGAAGGCACGCTCATTGGAGCGTATCGACCTCTGGACTGCACGAATACCAGTGGTGCCTGGGGATGCGCCGCCAGCAACTGGGTCTGGTCTACTGTTGCCAGCGACGAGTCCTACAAAGGGTCCACCGGGAGCGATCAGCCACCCATCAATGACATCGAGGGTTACCACTGGGGATCGGCCAAAGCCGAGGACTACCTGAATCAAAAGTGGTCGCACCTCTATGAAGGAGTGGTCCGAAGCAACGCGGCGCTACGCCTCGTCAAGAGTGTGGTAGCCTCGAGTCCGGGAGAGTTTACCGCCGCGGAGGCTAGCAGCATCGAGGGAGAGGCCTTGTTCCTCAGAGCCCATTACCACTTCGAGGCATACCGGATGTGGGGGAACATCCCGTACTACCACGAAGATGATACGGATTTTCGCAAGGCGAATGAGACGAGCGACCAGGTCGTTGCAGACCTCCTGGCGGACCTCGATGCAGCCATCGAGCTGCTGCCGCCGACCCCGCGCAACGGGGAGAAGGGACGGGCGACCTCATGGGCCGCCAAAGCCTACAAAGGGCGGGTTCAGGTCTATGCGGGCCAATTTGCCGCGGCCGTGACGACGCTGAAGGACGTCAGAGACACCGGACCTTATGCGCTCGAGCAGAGCTATGACCGTGTCTGGACCGGCTTTTCGGATTTCGCCAATGGGCGGGAGACGATACTTGCCTACCAGGCGTCAGCGAATGACGGTGAGCCCGACGGGAATAATGCCAACTTTGGAGAACGGCTGAATTTTCCGAACGGTGGCCACTTCGGTTGCTGCGGTTTCAACCAGCCGACGCAGAACCTGGTCAACTTTTTCCGGGTTGATGCCGGCGGGCTTCCCTTGGCGTTGTCGGATCCGGACAACTGGAACGCGAACGATGCGAATTTCACGTCGGCGAACACTGCCCCGGTGGATCCGCGTCTGGACTGGACAGTCGGTCGGGAGGGCGTGCCACTCAAGGATTGGGGACTCTACACGGTGGCAGCTTATGCCAGGGACGTGGCAAACGGTGGTCCCTACGCTGCCAAGAAAAACATCCATGAAAATACCAGCGGCGCTGAGCAGCTAGCCGGGGGTTGGGCGCCGACGCAGCAGAATTCAGTGAACATTCACCTTTTCCGTTATGCCGACATGCTGTTGCTCCTGGCGGATGCGATGGTTGAAACCGGCGATCTCTCCGGCGCCACGGCGATGGTCAATCTCGTGAGAGCACGGGCTGGGCAGACGGCTCAGGGCCCTGGCACAGATCGCGCGACCATAGCGGTGCCGATCAATTCGCCATCGATCACCTGGGCAGTTTATCGAGTCAACCAGTATCCCACGACGTTTCCGAGTCAGGCCTACGGCCGTGAGGCGGTTCGAGCAGAACGCAGGCTCGAGCTGGCGATGGAAGGGCAACGGCTCTTTGATCTGCGCCGCTGGGGGATCGCCGCTACTGCGCTCAACGGATACCTCACGGGCATGGGCGGGGGCCGCGAAGACACCCGCAGGCTCTACCTTGCAAACGCCGAAGCTTTTACGGCCCGCCACGCTTTGTATCCGATTCCCAACATTCAGATCGAACTGAGCAAGGTCGGGAGTGAGAACAGGCTAACCCAAAATCCGGGTTGGTAA
- a CDS encoding VCBS repeat-containing protein: MRRCARRHSGSFAILLLAGCALGDRDRPLFELLTPEQTGVTFANTITTDDSVNVQTDVYVYNGAGVAVGDIDNDGLSDIFFAGNMVSSRLYLNKGEMRFEDVTARAGVETSRWATGASMVDINDDGYLDIYVSVSGPEWSKPEQRSNLLFVNNGDRTFTEAAAQYAVADTGFTTHAAFLDYNGDGCIDLFLLNNSPRDFSRSEVTRHPSGRGETPGSHNQLYRSSCRGTFTNVSAEAGILRTVGYGLGVAVSDLNADGLPDIYVSNDGAPNDVLYVNNGDGTFSDRAARWLKHASYAGMGVDIADFNNDGWPDILQADMMPRDLSRRKRTSGYMTYARLLDSRDRGFRDDYSVNTLQLNNGVTSGGDVIFSDIARLAGVAATDWSWSALFADFDNDGYKDIFIGNGYPKAANDLDYQSAISSVRQTGDGSGSRRTGLGVLQRLHGYEESNYVFRNAGDLTFTDKTSEWGMQRPSFSYGAAYADLDNDGRLDLVVNNIDAPAFIYRNAGLGDDAHHYLQVRLHGDSPQQGGIGARLILTVGGQKQYLYHSPYRGFMSTMDGRAHFGLGRVRRVDSLEVEWPDGRYQLLTGLEVDRLLVVRQSDATEKKRPARPHGRNHLFEPVDPGPGLKYRHQLETPPDYSVQPLLPYMPSRQGPPLAVGDVDGDALDDVFIGGAAGVPGKLFIQRKDGGFVESAQGQPWAADESYEDWGAVFFDANGDGKLDLYVASGGYHAAPGSPSLQDRLYINDGSGRFAPNDGALPPMFTSTATVRAGDFNGDGRPDLFVGGRLTPRKYPYPTRSYVLRNDGDHFTDVTEDVAPELAHPGGMITDAVWIDFDGDRRLDLVTVGEWMPIHFYRNDGRLLREVTRQTRLPSLRGWWYSLAVGDFDNDGRSDLVAGNLGLNYSYTTSNDGKFGVYASSFTGNQTTDIVLTQQVDGTEYPYAGMAPLGREVYSTAVRFPTYGSFARASIRDLFSADQLQQSLHYEADTFASIYLRNEGGGRFSSSALPNLAQIAPIKAMIAHDVDGDGHLDLLLAGNLYDAEPNTPRADAGNGLWLRGDGRGRFIPVPASESGFLAPLNVAQLRLIGTATGKAVLVANTGDSLQAFTIRKR; the protein is encoded by the coding sequence GTGAGGAGATGCGCTCGCCGGCATTCGGGCAGCTTCGCAATCCTGTTGCTGGCCGGCTGTGCCCTGGGCGATCGCGACCGGCCGCTGTTCGAGCTGCTGACTCCGGAGCAGACCGGCGTCACCTTCGCGAACACCATAACCACCGACGACTCCGTAAACGTTCAGACCGACGTCTATGTGTATAACGGCGCCGGGGTAGCAGTCGGCGACATCGACAACGACGGACTGTCGGACATCTTCTTTGCCGGCAACATGGTGTCCAGTCGCCTGTACCTGAACAAGGGGGAGATGCGGTTTGAGGACGTCACCGCCCGGGCAGGCGTCGAGACGAGCCGGTGGGCCACCGGCGCCTCGATGGTGGACATCAACGACGACGGCTACCTGGACATATACGTTTCCGTTTCCGGGCCCGAATGGTCCAAACCGGAGCAGCGGTCGAATCTGTTGTTCGTCAACAACGGAGACCGCACCTTCACCGAGGCTGCCGCACAATACGCCGTCGCCGACACCGGCTTCACGACGCACGCCGCATTTCTGGATTACAACGGGGACGGGTGCATAGATCTCTTCCTCCTCAACAATTCGCCCCGGGATTTTTCGCGCAGTGAGGTGACGCGGCATCCATCAGGCCGCGGGGAGACACCCGGCAGCCACAACCAGCTGTACCGGAGCAGCTGCCGGGGAACGTTCACCAACGTGTCCGCCGAAGCCGGCATCCTGCGAACCGTCGGCTATGGCCTCGGCGTGGCCGTGTCGGACCTGAACGCGGACGGGCTGCCCGACATCTACGTCTCGAACGATGGCGCGCCCAACGACGTCCTGTACGTCAACAACGGCGATGGAACGTTCAGCGACAGGGCTGCCCGGTGGCTCAAGCACGCCAGTTATGCCGGCATGGGCGTCGACATCGCCGATTTCAACAACGACGGCTGGCCCGACATTCTCCAGGCGGACATGATGCCGCGCGACCTGAGCCGGCGCAAACGGACGAGCGGGTACATGACCTATGCGAGGCTGCTGGACTCACGCGACCGCGGATTCCGCGACGATTACTCGGTCAACACGCTGCAGCTGAATAACGGAGTGACGAGCGGCGGAGACGTCATCTTCAGCGATATTGCCCGCCTTGCGGGCGTCGCCGCCACGGATTGGAGCTGGAGTGCCCTCTTCGCGGACTTCGACAACGACGGCTACAAGGACATCTTCATCGGCAACGGCTACCCGAAGGCGGCCAATGATCTCGATTACCAGAGTGCCATTTCCTCCGTGCGCCAAACCGGGGATGGCAGCGGCTCGCGCAGAACCGGACTGGGAGTCCTGCAGCGGCTCCACGGTTACGAGGAGTCCAACTACGTCTTCCGGAACGCGGGCGACCTGACGTTTACCGACAAGACCAGCGAATGGGGGATGCAGCGCCCCAGCTTCTCGTACGGCGCGGCCTATGCCGACCTTGATAACGACGGCAGGCTGGACCTAGTGGTGAATAACATCGACGCTCCGGCATTCATCTACCGGAACGCCGGGCTCGGCGACGACGCGCATCACTATCTGCAGGTCAGGCTGCACGGAGATTCGCCGCAGCAAGGCGGGATCGGCGCCAGGCTGATTCTCACGGTGGGGGGACAAAAGCAGTACCTGTACCACTCCCCATACCGGGGCTTCATGTCCACGATGGATGGCCGCGCGCACTTCGGCCTGGGCCGTGTGCGTCGCGTTGACAGCCTGGAAGTCGAGTGGCCTGACGGGCGGTATCAACTACTGACGGGACTCGAAGTCGATCGGCTCCTGGTCGTTAGGCAGTCCGACGCGACGGAGAAGAAGCGTCCTGCCCGTCCTCATGGTCGAAACCACTTGTTCGAGCCGGTAGATCCCGGCCCGGGACTGAAGTACCGGCACCAGCTGGAAACACCGCCGGATTACAGCGTGCAGCCCCTCTTGCCGTACATGCCCTCGCGCCAGGGCCCTCCGCTAGCCGTGGGCGACGTCGACGGCGACGCCCTCGATGATGTCTTCATCGGTGGGGCCGCCGGCGTGCCCGGCAAGCTGTTCATCCAGCGCAAGGACGGCGGTTTCGTCGAATCCGCGCAGGGGCAACCCTGGGCCGCCGACGAATCGTACGAGGATTGGGGAGCCGTGTTCTTCGATGCCAACGGGGACGGCAAGCTGGACTTGTACGTGGCAAGCGGCGGCTATCACGCCGCGCCCGGCTCCCCGTCGTTGCAGGATCGCCTCTACATCAACGACGGAAGCGGCCGGTTTGCGCCAAACGATGGAGCACTGCCACCGATGTTCACGAGCACTGCGACAGTGCGAGCCGGTGATTTCAATGGGGATGGCCGGCCCGATCTATTCGTCGGTGGGCGGCTGACACCGAGAAAGTATCCCTATCCCACCAGAAGCTATGTGCTGCGCAATGACGGTGATCATTTCACCGATGTCACCGAAGACGTCGCGCCTGAGCTCGCGCATCCCGGGGGAATGATCACCGATGCCGTCTGGATCGATTTCGACGGCGACAGGCGCCTCGATCTGGTCACCGTGGGCGAGTGGATGCCGATCCACTTCTATCGCAACGACGGAAGACTGCTGCGCGAGGTGACGCGGCAAACGCGACTGCCGTCGCTGCGCGGCTGGTGGTATAGCCTGGCGGTTGGAGACTTCGACAACGACGGCCGTTCCGACCTCGTAGCCGGCAATCTGGGGCTGAACTACAGCTACACGACTTCGAACGACGGCAAATTCGGGGTGTACGCGAGCAGTTTCACCGGCAACCAAACCACGGATATCGTTCTCACGCAGCAGGTGGACGGGACGGAGTACCCTTACGCCGGCATGGCTCCGCTTGGCAGGGAGGTCTATTCGACCGCCGTGAGATTCCCGACGTATGGATCGTTCGCGCGAGCGTCGATTCGTGACCTGTTCAGCGCCGACCAGTTGCAGCAGTCGCTGCACTACGAGGCTGATACGTTTGCCAGCATCTATTTGCGCAACGAGGGCGGCGGAAGGTTCAGCTCGTCGGCGTTACCCAATCTGGCGCAAATCGCACCGATCAAGGCGATGATCGCGCACGATGTCGACGGTGACGGGCACCTCGACCTGCTCCTGGCGGGGAACCTGTACGACGCCGAGCCAAATACGCCGAGAGCCGATGCGGGCAACGGACTCTGGCTGAGGGGTGACGGCCGGGGTCGCTTCATTCCCGTGCCCGCGAGCGAAAGCGGCTTTCTGGCTCCTCTCAACGTCGCACAGCTGCGTCTCATCGGCACGGCGACCGGCAAGGCGGTGCTCGTAGCGAACACTGGCGATTCGCTGCAGGCTTTTACGATCAGGAAACGCTGA
- a CDS encoding beta-N-acetylhexosaminidase yields MKESHTPLRRFAASMAAGILLVSTAVTGSAGAQSTAAPAGVATAHSIVPAPASLTMNAGAPFRLDSTSSIVVDDDAEVARTAEMLAALLRPSTGYAIPVVRGSGKAGTIALRVSAAATGEEYQLSVTRDSVVIAGTAAGIFRGVQTLRQLLPPAIESEMLLGGTWTIPAVTIDDRPRFSWRGSMLDVSRHFFTVDEVKQFIDLLALYKLNVLHLHLSDDQGWRIEIKSRPRLAAVGGATQVGGGPGGFYTQADYAEIVRYAGERYVTIVPEIDMPGHTNAALVAHPELSCSRRAPALYTGTEVGWSTFCHDKEETYALIDDVVRELAAITPGPYIHIGGDEVEVLTHDEYVRFVERVQDIVARHGKEMIGWEEIAKARLRATTLVQPWKGDSGVLALKYGAKLIMSPAKRAYLDMKYTNATELGLAWAGLIEVADAYNWDPATFQAGVTERDIVGVEGPIWSETLRNITAVQYLAIPRLPALAEVGWTPQSGRQWESFRLRIAAHAPRWNYLGVNYYRSPQIPW; encoded by the coding sequence ATGAAAGAATCCCATACTCCGCTCCGCCGTTTCGCGGCCTCGATGGCCGCCGGGATCCTGCTCGTGAGCACTGCCGTGACAGGGTCGGCCGGAGCGCAATCGACGGCGGCGCCGGCGGGCGTGGCCACGGCTCACAGCATCGTCCCGGCCCCCGCCTCCCTGACGATGAATGCAGGCGCGCCGTTCAGGCTCGACTCGACCTCGTCGATCGTCGTCGACGACGACGCCGAGGTCGCTCGGACGGCGGAGATGCTCGCGGCGCTGCTCCGTCCTTCGACCGGGTACGCCATCCCGGTGGTCCGCGGATCCGGGAAGGCCGGCACGATCGCTCTGCGTGTGAGCGCAGCCGCCACCGGCGAGGAGTACCAGCTCAGCGTAACGCGCGACTCGGTGGTCATCGCCGGGACCGCGGCGGGAATTTTCCGGGGGGTGCAGACGCTGCGACAGCTGCTGCCGCCGGCGATCGAGTCGGAGATGCTGCTCGGCGGAACGTGGACGATCCCCGCGGTCACGATCGACGACCGCCCGCGCTTCTCCTGGCGCGGCTCGATGCTCGACGTCTCGCGGCATTTCTTCACCGTCGACGAGGTCAAGCAGTTCATCGACCTGCTCGCGCTGTACAAGTTGAACGTGCTGCACCTGCACCTCTCCGACGATCAGGGGTGGCGCATCGAGATCAAGTCCAGGCCGCGGCTCGCCGCGGTGGGCGGCGCGACGCAGGTCGGCGGCGGGCCGGGCGGATTCTACACGCAGGCCGATTACGCCGAGATCGTGCGCTACGCCGGGGAGCGCTACGTCACCATTGTTCCCGAGATCGACATGCCGGGGCACACGAACGCCGCGCTCGTCGCGCATCCGGAGCTGAGCTGCAGCCGCAGAGCGCCCGCGCTGTACACCGGCACCGAAGTCGGCTGGAGCACGTTCTGTCACGACAAGGAAGAGACCTACGCCCTGATCGACGACGTGGTCCGTGAGCTCGCCGCGATCACTCCCGGGCCGTACATCCACATCGGCGGCGACGAAGTCGAAGTGCTGACGCACGACGAATACGTCCGGTTCGTCGAGCGGGTGCAGGACATCGTGGCCCGGCACGGCAAGGAGATGATCGGCTGGGAGGAGATCGCGAAGGCGCGGCTGCGCGCCACCACCCTGGTGCAGCCCTGGAAGGGCGACTCGGGCGTGCTGGCGCTCAAGTACGGCGCCAAGCTGATCATGTCGCCCGCCAAGCGCGCCTATCTCGACATGAAGTACACGAACGCCACCGAGCTCGGGCTCGCGTGGGCCGGACTCATCGAGGTCGCAGACGCCTACAACTGGGATCCCGCCACTTTTCAAGCGGGGGTGACCGAGCGCGACATCGTCGGCGTCGAAGGGCCGATCTGGAGCGAGACGCTGCGCAACATCACCGCGGTGCAGTACCTGGCGATCCCGCGACTCCCGGCTCTCGCCGAAGTCGGGTGGACGCCGCAGTCGGGGCGGCAGTGGGAGAGTTTTCGCCTGCGCATCGCGGCGCATGCTCCGCGCTGGAACTATCTCGGCGTGAATTACTACCGGTCGCCGCAGATTCCCTGGTGA